The following are encoded together in the Argopecten irradians isolate NY chromosome 5, Ai_NY, whole genome shotgun sequence genome:
- the LOC138323696 gene encoding LOW QUALITY PROTEIN: autophagy protein 12-like (The sequence of the model RefSeq protein was modified relative to this genomic sequence to represent the inferred CDS: deleted 1 base in 1 codon): MSTDITEQKEVDNSEDVSPDKRSTDNDEPPENKEQQPQSSLSNTVIETKSKIDVLLKPAGDAPIMKKKRWAVERNKRVSWISEFIKKYLKLDPKNLCFYMFISPLPLHLIQKLAQCLIVLEVMANLWCTTVGPKPGDDDTLRQEFPSQISYCLYRRL, from the exons ATGTCAACCGATATCACGGAACAGAAGGAAGTTGATAATTCCGAGGACGTTTCACCAGATAAGAGGTCCACGGATAATGACGAACCGCCCGAAAATAAAGAACAACAGCCACAAAGTAGCTTGTCGAATACCGTAATTGAAACAAaatccaaaa TTGATGTGTTATTAAAACCAGCTGGTGATGCTCCAATTATGAAAAAGAAGAGATGGGCTGTTGAAAGAAACAAGAGAGTGAGCTGGATCAGTGAATTCATCAAGAAATACTTAAAATTGGACCCAAAG AATCTATG tttttatatGTTCATCAGTCCTTTGCCCCTTCACCTGATACAGAAATTGGCACAGTGTTTGAT tgttTTGGAAGTGATGGCAAACTTGTGGTGCACTACTGTCGGACCCAAGCCTGGGGATGATGATACATTAAGACAAGAATTTCCAAGTCAAATTTCATACTGTCTCTACAGAAGGCTGTGA
- the LOC138323695 gene encoding cilia- and flagella-associated protein 52-like — translation MAKCYDGPRLELDYVIGYSGIPNGLKVHPDRQHLIYSLGNTVIIENIETKKQQTLMGHSGDVSCLTVSNTGNYIASGQVIHMGFKADIIIWDYQKKELYARLQLHKVKIEGLVFSPNDTYLLSLGGQDDGSVVVWDVKTKDAICGSPAQLESAGITAAVAYHETDENCFFTCGDGTLRVWELDVKNRKIKPTDVNIGQMNRVCKCIQMKDNYLLCGTTTGDILGVNIGSKLLQFLGPGGPNIKTQKNFSCGVTALAHIKDNQMLIGSGEGEVALVSYHLNKKNNWVFKKERNWFDKNVSKEKVGVAAIALRGKGHQFFVGLTNSQIYRFNLSDSELEGNLIKTCHNSSVTDIAFPARTSELFVTSQLGQIRFWLMNGKEILRQEVANMTCTSVALTQDGRMVYSAWNDGKIRGYSFKRDKSGLHLDPKFTIHDAHSNGVTALACTSDGHCIISGGGEGQVRIWRVSDDYCTTQLEHNMMEHKGSVSAIRISKHDNMCVSSSFDGTTIIWNLERKNRSQIVFANTLFKCVVYNREENQIVTSGTDRKLVYWDVLDGSRIRVLDGSESGSINAMDITADGSVIATGGDDKILKLWNYDTGEVISVGLGHSGNIQRIKISPDNSHIVSVSADGAILVWKFPRDLI, via the exons ATGGCAAAATGCTATGATGGACCGCGTTTGGAATTGGACTATGTCATTGGATATA GTGGGATTCCAAATGGCCTCAAGGTTCATCCTGACAGACAACATCTTATCTACTCACTCGGGAACACTGTCATCATCGAaaacattgaaacaaaaaaacagCAAACTCTTATGGGACATTCAGGCGATGTGTCATGTCTGACCGTCTCAAACACAGGCAATTACATCGCTTCTGGTCAAGTCATTCACATGGGTTTTAAG GCTGATATTATCATATGGGATTACCAGAAAAAAGAACTGTATGCTCGGCTACAACTGCACAAAGTGAAAATTGAAGGTTTGGTATTTTCACCAAATGATACCTATCTTCTCTCTTTAGGAGGTCAAGATGATGGATC AGTGGTGGTATGGGACGTCAAAACTAAAGATGCAATCTGTGGTTCACCAGCTCAACTTGAAAGTGCCGGAATTACTGCAGCTGTCGCATATCATGAAACAGATGAAAACTGTTTTTTCACATGTGGAGA TGGTACTTTGAGAGTTTGGGAACTGGATGTAAAGAACAGAAAAATAAAGCCAacagatgtaaacattggtCAAATGAACAGAGTCTGCAAGTGCATACAG ATGAAAGATAACTACCTACTATGTGGTACCACCACAGGAGATATACTGGGAGTAAACATAGGATCCAAACTTCTCCAGTTTCTTGGCCCCGGAGGGCCAAACATTAAAACACAGAAAAACTTTAGTTGCGGAGTTACTGCCCTTGCACACATCAAGGATAATCAGATGTTGATTGGATCTGGAGAGGGAGAGGTTGCACTAGTCTCCTACCACcttaataagaaaaataattggGTGTTTAAAAAAGAAAG AAAttggtttgataaaaatgtttcgAAAGAGAAAGTTGGTGTGGCAGCCATTGCATTGAGGGGCAAAGGACATCAG tTTTTCGTTGGCTTGACCAACTCCCAGATCTACAGGTTTAACCTTTCAGACTCTGAATTGGAAGGTAACCTCATCAAAACATGCCACAACAGTTCTGTAACAGATATTGCTTTCCCAGC aAGAACAAGTGAACTGTTTGTGACATCCCAATTGGGACAGATCCGCTTTTGGCTGATGAATGGCAAGGAAATTCTAAGACAAGAAGTAGCTAACATGACCTGTACCTCTGTGGCTTTGACTCAAGATGGCAGGATGGTCTATAGCG CATGGAATGATGGGAAAATCCGAGGTTATAGTTTCAAAAGAGATAAGTCTGGACTTCATCTCGACCCCAAGTTTACCATACATGACGCCCACAGTAACGGCGTAACGGCTCTGGCATGTACATCCGACGGTCACTGCATCATCAGTGGAGGCGGTGAAGGTCAAGTCAGGATCTGGAGGGTCAGTGACGACTACTGCACGACTCAACTCGAACACAATATGATGGAACACAAGGGATCCGTGTCTGCCATTAGGATTAGCAAGCACGACAACATGTGTGTATCCTCTAGCTTCGACGGAACGACAATCATCTGGAACCTTGA GAGAAAGAACCGCTCTCAGATTGTGTTTGCGAACACGTTGTTCAAGTGTGTGGTGTACAACAGAGAGGAGAACCAGATCGTGACGAGTGGAACCGACAGGAAGTTAGTCTACTGGGACGTCCTGGATGGCTCAAGGATTCGTGTCCTTGATGGCTCAGAAAGTGGCTCCATCAATGCCATGGACATCACAGCAGATGGCTCTGTCATCGCTACTGGTGGGGATGACAAAATCCTCAAG TTGTGGAATTACGACACAGGAGAGGTGATATCTGTTGGACTCGGACACAGTGGAAACATCCAAAGGATCAAGATTTCACCTGACAACTCTCATATTGTTAGTGTTAGTGCAGACGGCGCCATCTTGGTCTGGAAGTTCCCTCGAGATCTCATCTAA